In Oryza brachyantha chromosome 2, ObraRS2, whole genome shotgun sequence, a single window of DNA contains:
- the LOC102713711 gene encoding probable magnesium transporter NIPA2 isoform X2: MITMILGEIANFAAYAFAPAVLVTPLGALSIIFSAVLAHFVLKEKLHMFGVVGCILCVVGSVGIVLHAPKEREIDSMKEIWHLATEPGFIVYSCVAVVVVLFLIFWVAERSGHRKMLVYIAICSIMGSLTVISVKAVAIALKLSFSGSNQFIFIQTWFFIFVVIVCCLVQLNYLNKALDSFNTAVVTPVYYVMFTILTIFANMIMYKDSFSRNATQIATQLCGFVTIVAGTFLLHKTRDMGNAPPPPSDEICLDGENERSSHL; encoded by the exons ATGATAACTA TGATTCTGGGCGAGATAGCAAACTTTGCAGCATATGCATTTGCTCCTGCTGTACTTGTTACTCCTCTAGGAGCTCTTAGCATTATATTTAG CGCAGTGCTTGCGCACTTCGTCTTGAAAGAAAAACTTCATATGTTTGGTGTCGTTGGTTGTATCTTGTGTGTTGTTGGATCTGTTGGTATAGTGCTGCATGCCCCAAAGGAGAGGGAGATTGATTCAATGAAGGAAATATGGCATCTTGCTACTGAGCCAG gttttattgtttattcatGTGTGGCTGTGGTGGTGGTTCTATTTTTGATTTTCTGGGTGGCTGAGCGTTCTGGACACAGGAAGATGCTTGTTTATATTGCAATCTGTTCAATAATGGGATCTCTCACG GTTATCAGTGTAAAAGCAGTTGCTATTGCCTTGAAGCTGTCATTTAGTGGATCTAATCAGTTCATCTTCATCCAAACATGGTTCTTCATATTTGTTGTTATTGTTTGTTGTTTGGTTCAGTTGAACTACTTAAATAAG GCACTGGACTCGTTCAATACAGCTGTGGTCACTCCTGTGTACTACGTGATGTTCACCATACTTACTATTTTTGCTAACATGATTATGTACAAG GATTCATTCTCGAGGAATGCAACACAGATTGCAACACAGTTATGCGGGTTTGTGACCATTGTTGCAGGGACTTTTCTCCTACACAAGACCAGGGATATGGGCaacgcgccaccgccaccatctGACGAAATTTGTCTAGATGGAGAAAATGAGCGCTCAAGTCATCTCTAG
- the LOC102715459 gene encoding galacturonosyltransferase 8, translated as MAAGRGPGVVAGLLLLLLLVDAARGASAAGGGGGGGGGAAAVNGDRLRAEQIRKQASDAAASAAALAAASRRLHLDRARHLRLLSSLHRNLTATLRDLTAAESASASPSEPGSASASAGDEVRRLDLQAKDLIRAARAAIADAKPLFDPQLKIQRLKDAIFAQNELLARAKKRGAFASLIAAKSIPKPLHCLAVRLTAERIARPEKYADPVPLPPALDDPAMFHYAIFSDNVLAASVVVRSAVANSLDPSKHVFHVVTDRMNLGAMQVIIRLMDLKGAHYEVKAFEDYKFLNSSYVPVLRQLESANLQKFYFENKLENATKDASNMKFRNPKYLSMLNHLRFYLPEMYPKLHRILFLDDDVVVQRDLTGLWKIDMDGKVNGAVETCFGSFHRYWQYMNFSHPLIKEKFNPNACGWAYGMNFFDLDSWRREKSTEQYHYWQNQNENRTLWKLGTLPPGLITFYSTTKPLEKSWHVLGLGYNPSISMEEIRNAAVVHFNGNMKPWLDIGMNQFRHLWTKYVDYDDSFIRQCNFAPP; from the exons ATGGCTGCTGGCCGTGGACCAGGCGTGGTCGCGGGGCTgctgcttctcctcctcctggtggacgcggcgcggggagcctccgccgccggtgggggagggggagggggaggcggggcggcggccgtcAATGGGGACCGCCTCCGGGCGGagcagatccggaagcaggcgtcggacgcggcggcgtccgccgccgcgctggccgCGGCGTCCCGGCGGCTCCACCTCGACCGCgcgcgccacctccgcctgcTCTCCTCCCTCCACCGCAACCTCACCGCCACGCTGCGGgacctcaccgccgccgagtccgcgtCCGCGTCCCCGTCCGAGCCAGGctccgcgtcggcgtcggcgggggaCGAGGTGCGCCGCCTCGACCTGCAGGCCAAGGACCTgatccgcgccgcgcgcgccgccatcGCGGACGCCAAGCCGCTCTTCGACCCGCAGCTCAAGATCCAGCGGCTCAAGGACGCCATCTTCGCGCAGAACGAGCTGCTCGCCCGCGCCAAGAAGCGCGGCGCCTTCGCCTCGCTCATCGCCGCCAAGTCCATCCCCAAGCCGCTCCACTGCCTCGCCGTCCGCCTCACCGCCGAGCGGATCGCGCGGCCCGAGAAATACGCGGACCCggtgccgctgccgcccgcgCTCGACGACCCCGCCATGTTCCACTACGCCATCTTCTCCGACAACGTCCTCGCGGCCTCCGTCGTCGTGCgctccgccgtcgccaactCGCTGGACCCCTCGAAGCACGTCTTCCACGTCGTCACCGACCGAATGAACCTTGGCGCCATGCAG GTGATAATCCGCCTAATGGACTTAAAAGGCGCACACTATGAGGTCAAAGCATTTGAAGATTACAAATTTCTTAACTCCTCATATGTTCCTGTGCTTCGACAACTGGAGTCAGCAAACCTCCAGAAGTTCTATTTTGAGAACAAGCTTGAGAATGCTACAAAAGATGCTAGTAATATGAAGTTTAGGAACCCCAAGTATCTCTCAATGCTCAATCACTTGCGGTTCTATTTGCCAGAGATGTATCCGAAACTGCATCGGATACTTTTCTTGGATGATGATGTTGTGGTACAGAGGGATCTTACAGGATTGTGGAAGATTGACATGGATGGCAAGGTGAATGGAGCAGTAGAAACATGCTTTGGATCGTTCCATCGGTATTGGCAGTATATGAACTTCTCACACCCTCTTATCAAAGAGAAATTTAATCCTAATGCATGTGGATGGGCATATggcatgaatttctttgatcTTGATTCTTGGAGGAGGGAAAAGAGTACTGAGCAATATCATTACTGGCAGAATCAG AATGAGAACCGGACATTATGGAAGCTAGGAACATTGCCTCCTGGTTTAATCACATTCTATTCCACCACAAAGCCCCTGGAGAAATCTTGGCATGTTCTTGGACTGGGGTATAATCCAAGCATAAGCATGGAGGAGATTAGGAATGCTGCTGTTGTGCATTTCAATGGGAACATGAAGCCCTGGCTGGATATTGGTATGAACCAGTTCAGGCACCTATGGACAAAGTACGTGGATTATGACGACTCGTTCATTCGTCAATGCAATTTTGCACCACCATAG
- the LOC102713711 gene encoding probable magnesium transporter NIPA2 isoform X1, whose protein sequence is MVSSIDNVRGLTLAISSSAFIGSSFVIKKIGLKKAGDSGVRAGSGGFSYLYEPLWWLGMITMILGEIANFAAYAFAPAVLVTPLGALSIIFSAVLAHFVLKEKLHMFGVVGCILCVVGSVGIVLHAPKEREIDSMKEIWHLATEPGFIVYSCVAVVVVLFLIFWVAERSGHRKMLVYIAICSIMGSLTVISVKAVAIALKLSFSGSNQFIFIQTWFFIFVVIVCCLVQLNYLNKALDSFNTAVVTPVYYVMFTILTIFANMIMYKDSFSRNATQIATQLCGFVTIVAGTFLLHKTRDMGNAPPPPSDEICLDGENERSSHL, encoded by the exons ATGGTATCATCTATAGACAATGTGAGAGGGTTGACTCTGGCAATATCATCAAGTGCATTTATTGGTTCGAGCTTTGTGATCAAGAAAATTGGGCTCAAGAAAGCTGGGGATTCTGGGGTAAGAGCAG GTTCTGGAGGTTTCTCGTACTTGTATGAGCCGTTATGGTGGCTGGGGATGATAACTA TGATTCTGGGCGAGATAGCAAACTTTGCAGCATATGCATTTGCTCCTGCTGTACTTGTTACTCCTCTAGGAGCTCTTAGCATTATATTTAG CGCAGTGCTTGCGCACTTCGTCTTGAAAGAAAAACTTCATATGTTTGGTGTCGTTGGTTGTATCTTGTGTGTTGTTGGATCTGTTGGTATAGTGCTGCATGCCCCAAAGGAGAGGGAGATTGATTCAATGAAGGAAATATGGCATCTTGCTACTGAGCCAG gttttattgtttattcatGTGTGGCTGTGGTGGTGGTTCTATTTTTGATTTTCTGGGTGGCTGAGCGTTCTGGACACAGGAAGATGCTTGTTTATATTGCAATCTGTTCAATAATGGGATCTCTCACG GTTATCAGTGTAAAAGCAGTTGCTATTGCCTTGAAGCTGTCATTTAGTGGATCTAATCAGTTCATCTTCATCCAAACATGGTTCTTCATATTTGTTGTTATTGTTTGTTGTTTGGTTCAGTTGAACTACTTAAATAAG GCACTGGACTCGTTCAATACAGCTGTGGTCACTCCTGTGTACTACGTGATGTTCACCATACTTACTATTTTTGCTAACATGATTATGTACAAG GATTCATTCTCGAGGAATGCAACACAGATTGCAACACAGTTATGCGGGTTTGTGACCATTGTTGCAGGGACTTTTCTCCTACACAAGACCAGGGATATGGGCaacgcgccaccgccaccatctGACGAAATTTGTCTAGATGGAGAAAATGAGCGCTCAAGTCATCTCTAG
- the LOC102713983 gene encoding nuclear transport factor 2-like: MAATQPSPSPSAQVVGNAFVQQYYQILHQSPDLVYRFYQDASRLGRPPADRCGDMVSVTTMQAINEKIMAMDMSRAEIKTVDSQESLGGGVTVLVTGHLTVRDGLCREFSQSFFLAPQEKGYFVLNDMFRYVGDGPTPAAVEMQPEADAMAPPLANGIATAAVQQAPPEHDVVPQQQERVVEHAAVPPEEEEEVYNPPLEEVKGVVVDEEQSAPEVINEVPNNVVPVVATPAAPVSHEEAPKKSYASIVKVMKEAPLQAPVPAARPAPAARPAPPKPERQSPAPQAPTPVADVTPLSSNAESSNTNEPEVDAHAIYVRSLPLNATTAQLEDEFKKFGTIKPDGIQVRSHKIQGFCYGFVEFEEATAVQSAIEASPVMIGGRQCFVEEKRTPGSRGSGRGGRFPPGRGNINFRAEGMRGGRGNYSGGRSYGRGDFGYRSDYGGRGGGRGGSARGPDVGYQRVDGGRGGRTSAGSGAPAK; this comes from the exons ATGGCCGCGACGCAGCCTTCCCCGTCGCCCTCCGCGCAAGTG GTGGGAAACGCGTTCGTGCAGCAGTACTACCAGATCCTGCACCAGTCGCCGGATCTGGTGTACAGGTTCTACCAGGACGCcagccgcctcggccgccccCCCGCCGACCGCTGCGGCGACATGGTCTCCGTCACCACCATGCAG GCGATCAACGAGAAGATCATGGCCATGGACATGTCGCGGGCGGAGATCAAGACGGTGGACTCGCAGGAGTCGCTCGGTGGTGGCGTCACGGTTCTTGTCACGGGACATCTCACTGTCCGTGACGGCTTGTGCCGTGAATTCTCCCAGTCCTTCTTCCTTGCGCCGCAGGAGAAGGGCTACTTTGTGCTCAACGACATGTTCCGCTACGTCGGGGATGGCCCGACCCCTGCTGCCGTGGAGATGCAGCCTGAGGCAGATGCCATGGCTCCACCCCTGGCTAATGGTATAGCTACTGCAGCTGTCCAGCAGGCCCCCCCTGAACATG ATGTTGtgccgcagcagcaggagcGTGTTGTGGAGCATGCAGCAGTGCCtcctgaggaggaggaggaggtctaTAACCCTCCTCTGGAGGAGGTGAAGGGTGTGGTTGTAGATGAGGAGCAATCAGCTCCTGAGGTTATTAATGAAGTCCCAAATAATGTGGTGCCAGTTGTAGCAACTCCAGCTGCTCCAGTGTCACACGAGGAGGCACCAAAGAAGTCATATGCCTCAATT GTCAAAGTCATGAAAGAAGCTCCACTGCAAGCCCCTGTTCCTGCTGCAAGGCCTGCACCTGCTGCTAGACCTGCACCACCCAAACCCGAAAGACAATCTCCTGCCCCTCAGGCTCCTACTCCAGTTGCAGATGTTACTCCTTTAAGTTCTAATGCTGAGAGCAGCAATACAAATGAGCCAGAAG TTGATGCTCATGCAATATACGTGAGGAGTCTACCATTAAATGCCACTACGGCACAACTGGAGGATGAGTTCAAGAAGTTTGGCACCATAAAACCTGACGGGATTCAAGTCAGAAGCCATAAg ATTCAAGGGTTCTGTTATGGCTTTGTTGAATTTGAGGAGGCTACTGCAGTCCAAAGTGCTATAGAG GCTTCTCCTGTAATGATTGGCGGACGCCAATGTTTTGTAGAGGAAAAGAGAACACCTGGTTCACGAG GATCCGGCAGAGGAGGAAGGTTTCCACCAGGAAGAGGTAATATTAACTTCAGAGCTGAAGGGATGAGAGGCGGCCGTGGTAATTACAGTGGAGGAAGGAGCTATGGAAGGGGTGATTTCGGTTACAGATCAGATTATGGTGGCAGAGGTGGTGGCAGAGGTGGTTCTGCACGTGGACCTGATGTTGGCTACCAGAGAGTTGATGGTGGTCGTGGTGGTCGCACATCAGCAGGCTCAGGTGCACCTGCAAAATGA